In Caretta caretta isolate rCarCar2 chromosome 15, rCarCar1.hap1, whole genome shotgun sequence, the genomic stretch TCAGCTTCCTCCGACACGATGATAGGATGAGTTACTTAGCATTTGTAAAGAGCTCTGAGGAACCTGTCATGTAAGAGttaagttattttattttgcttgccaAATAGCCCTTGTTCTGATCCATCAAAACCCACCTGTGTTGCACTGCACTGAAGCTACGGAGAGATGTGGTGGCCAGCCTCAAAGTGCCAATTTCTGAGTTTGAAAACAAGATCAGGGCAGGCTGGGAATGGACAAAGCTGACTGCAAGAACAGAGGGGAGAAGTGTGCATGTTCACTGTGCCTTCTTGGGACGACAAACCACACAAGCACAGCCAAAGCTTTCAACGGGCAGAACTAGCTTCTCCACTACTTGGGCAGTACCTTTGGAGTTGAGGCTCGTGTCCCCTCCTGGTGTCATCCCCCTGCTTTATTCAGGCCCAGTTCTTCCGTTTCTATCACAGCAGCACCCAAAGAGCTGTCAGGGTCAGGGCCCCATGGGGCTGGGCACTCTACGGGCCGTGCAGCCCGCCTCTCCCCGATGCTCTGTCATTGCCCCCCTCACTGCTGCTTCCACCCCATCTGCCTGCAGGCCGCACAGCACCTGGATTAGAGTGAAGCGGGGGTGAACCCCACAGGAGAACAGGGCGAGGGGGTGCATGGGAGTGCCAGAGGGGagtgtggggggcaggtgggataCACACAGCAGGgggggagcaggacagacccaCAGGTGGGCGGGGTGAGTCACTGAGCGTGGGCAGGGGGGTTAGATCCACACGGGAACTGGGAATGAAAACCAAGGCCTGCTACCCACGTGCGTGAGGGCTctgaggggcgggggaggagactGCCCTAATGCGCACGCGCTGACTGCGTCTAGGGTCCCTCTCCTGCACGTGCTACGCCCatggccccccctcccctccccgcgcATGCGCACTCGCTTGGCGCCAATTTCGGGCAGTCCTTCAGCCAGGCAGCCGCCGGCCACTGCCGCTGCCGGCTCCCGTGTGGGGAAGAGGCCGCCTGTCCTCGGCTGGCCGGACCGGCGCCGGGTCCCGTGTGTGGCCGGACCCGCGGAGCCCACCCGCCGCCGGCATGATCGGCCAGAAGACGCTGCACTCGTTCTTCCGCGCGGCGCCGCCGAGGAAGCGGGAGCGCTCCCCGGAGCAGGGCGGGGACGCTGAGGTACCGAGGGGCCGGGCGGGACCCGGGGGCAATCCGGACAGGCGAGGCGGCGAGCCCGGAGCACAGTTCATTTAAAAGTCCCGCCGATCAAAGCGGCGCCGCTTTGGGGGATTGACCAATAGGAGGGCTCTCCGTGACCCACGGTCCAATGGGAGCGCAGagctgggagaggggtggggccaAACAACTGGGCGGGACTTCGGTTGACACTGGCCGGTAGGGAGCTGTTTTCTATTCTCCGTGTCCAATCGGAGGAGTGTGCCTGGGCGGGGTTGATAACGCGGGGAGGTCAGTCGGCGGGCCTTCAGAGCAAGGGGCCAATAAGGGGAGCGGTGGCCCTGCCAGCGCCCAATGAGGAACGGGAGGGCGCGGCTAGAGTGCCAGGTGCGCTTTCTGTGACTGAACGTCCAATAGGAAGGGCGCTCCCGTGGGGGAAACACGCGCTGTTTTCCCGCGAAGCAGCCACGTGTTTGCGCGGCGCAGGGAGCAGCTGTCACTTAGCCCCGCCTAGGCTGGGGGCCCCCAGCGGCCTCCACTGCGCCCGAGCCCGGACGCTCCGGCCACAGTAGCTCTCCTGCGGTACCCCGGGGTGGCTGGGAGCGAGCTGCGCCCTCCCGGCCCGGCGCGCCCCTCCCTCCACCATGGGGCGGGCCTGCACCTGGTTTCTCCGCGCGGGGCAGGGCCGCCGCGTGCTGCGCCTCCCCTGTAGCAGTCTCTTGTGTCGCGACCGCCAGGCCAACTTCGCCAAAAAGCAGAAGCCGGTGGAAGATGAATCGGAGAAGGCCTCGCCCTGCTCCCCTCCGCTGAGCCCCGAGCAGCTGGAGCGGATCCGCAGGAACAAGGAGGCGGCTCTGCAGAGACTCGCTTCGCGGAGCGTCCCCGCGGGGTTCGGAGAGGGCTGGAGGCGGCCGCTGGCGGGGGAGTTCACTAAGCCCTACTTCTCCCAGGTGAGCGAGTGAGCGCGGGAGGCTTTGCCCGGGGGAGGAGCGTCTTGCTGCGGCAGCTCCTCTGTAGGTGGCCGGTGCCCGCCGCTCTCCCTTGCCTGTATTGACCGCGCACCACCCCTGCTTCCTCTAGCTAACGGCATTTGTAGCAGACGAGCGAAAACGTCACACCGTCTACCCACCGCCGCAGCAAGTCTTCACCTGGACGCAGATGTGCGACGTCCGAGAGGTAAGTGTCCCTGGGGCGACCCCTGCAGTGCCGGGGAGAGAGTCGGGATTTGCCGCCTTCTGATGTTTTTGATAATAGGATGAAAGCTGCATTTGCAGTCAGGCTCCAGCATGCCACGCATGTGTTCGACTCTTCATAGTTTTCTCCCTGGAAAGTTTAGGATGTGCTTTAGGATGTGAACCCTGCTTTGTCTCCTGTAGCGTTTGTATACTTTGCCCCTGTTTTCTCATCTAGATACTGAAATACGGATTTATACATTGGTTATTTCCATCCATAACTACAACATAATATTCTTAAAAACTTTAGCTGTTTTCTTGGCCTCTTTTCCCCAGGCCTTTCCTGTTTCTGCACTGCTTTCTTTCAGATGCAGCTTGGCTCTGATCTAGAAATTTTTGCTTTGTAGCAATATATTAAGTActagatattttgaaatattaagAAATATTGCTGGCTTATCAGTACTAATTTGTGTCTGTGTTCAGGTAAAGGTTGTCATCTTGGGACAAGATCCTTATCATGGACCCAGTCAAGCTCATGGACTCTGCTTTAGTGTCCAGAGACCTGTTCCACCTCCACCTAGGTATGGTTATGCTTTATCTGTTTAAAAATCTGCCACTGTTTACTAGGTAGGTTATCTATAAACATACAGCTGTTTGTGACTTTGCCTTTCTGACTGCCTTTGAGGTAATTGTTTTGTGATTTgctgaaaaattaattttataacATATGACCCAGTATTTTTACTTGTTGGGGAGCAGAAAGGTATCAGAAGAGTGACTTGTATTGAATTTTAAGGTGTATGCTTTGTGGGAAAGATCACCTTGATCAATGGGTCCATCAGTCCTCACAGAGAGAGCGCTAATCACAACACATCATTCGTGTTGTTCTAGCCAGTCCTTCAGCCACCCGCTAAACAGGCTGTCTGTGGCACCAGACACCCAATTAGCATAGTGCACCACAGCCCAGAACCTCTGAGCGATCTGCCAGTCTCAGCCTCCCAAGTAGCTGGGATTACAGGCACGTACCACCGCACCCAGAGCTTTCTGGGAAAGaattactgcaaaaataaatggaTGAATTCTAGAATAGACTTCTGGCTCTTCCAAGGTGGTGATGTATTCCACAGATTTAGGCTCCAAACCTATGAAATTGGGTTTCCATGCCGATCCAGTTTTTTACCAGATCCAGTTATTTACTCAGGCCTC encodes the following:
- the UNG gene encoding uracil-DNA glycosylase isoform X2; protein product: MIGQKTLHSFFRAAPPRKRERSPEQGGDAEANFAKKQKPVEDESEKASPCSPPLSPEQLERIRRNKEAALQRLASRSVPAGFGEGWRRPLAGEFTKPYFSQLTAFVADERKRHTVYPPPQQVFTWTQMCDVREVKVVILGQDPYHGPSQAHGLCFSVQRPVPPPPSLENIYKELSADIEDFTHPGHGDLTGWAKQGVLLLNAVLTVRAHQPNSHKDKGWEQFTDAVVSWLNNNLDGLVFMLWGAYAQKKGSSIDRKRHHILQTVHPSPLSVHRGFFGCRHFSKTNELLKKSGKKPIDWKAL
- the UNG gene encoding uracil-DNA glycosylase isoform X1 — translated: MGRACTWFLRAGQGRRVLRLPCSSLLCRDRQANFAKKQKPVEDESEKASPCSPPLSPEQLERIRRNKEAALQRLASRSVPAGFGEGWRRPLAGEFTKPYFSQLTAFVADERKRHTVYPPPQQVFTWTQMCDVREVKVVILGQDPYHGPSQAHGLCFSVQRPVPPPPSLENIYKELSADIEDFTHPGHGDLTGWAKQGVLLLNAVLTVRAHQPNSHKDKGWEQFTDAVVSWLNNNLDGLVFMLWGAYAQKKGSSIDRKRHHILQTVHPSPLSVHRGFFGCRHFSKTNELLKKSGKKPIDWKAL